From Musa acuminata AAA Group cultivar baxijiao chromosome BXJ3-8, Cavendish_Baxijiao_AAA, whole genome shotgun sequence, one genomic window encodes:
- the LOC135645070 gene encoding tRNA (carboxymethyluridine(34)-5-O)-methyltransferase-like isoform X2, translating to MGRSDPITPYLRVSEPRLHDDGVFLLVRYSVGGRPFPAPTSPRFLSDLQGHSEQDRWRFMILRSVGSASNYYQGLRTSLSCSRAALQLYPDTPVGDTCFGMSESLQCQRESHSSTNFSSANANGSSETTEPVSPHDDSTCSLSIQSTPDIEKKYVHRVYDAIAPHFSSTRFAKWPKVASFLNSLRQASVILDAGCGNGKYLGFNPDCFYIGCDISPSLIEICARRGHDVMVADAVNLPYRNNFGDAAISIAVLHHLSTEMRRRKAIEELVRVVRKGGLVLITVWAVEQEDKSLLTKWTPLFHKYDEEWVKPSSPVRNNPVNKLESIPELDESCRQDTKQTCNELSDDKMESMDSIMVDASISSATTGSHLYPISGQTETQQEYFVPWHLPYHRAEISGASASAVETGLAKKDDKKGAMVYNRYYHVFVEGELQS from the exons ATGGGTAGATCCGACCCGATAACACCGTATTTACGGGTTTCTGAGCCCCGCCTCCATGACGATGGTGTCTTCCTCCTCGTCCGTTACAGCGTCGGCGGCCGCCCGTTCCCTGCCCCGACCTCTCCCCGTTTCCTTAGCGATCTCCAG GGACATAGTGAGCAAGATAGGTGGAGATTCATGATCCTACGATCGGTGGGTTCAGCAAGTAACTACTATCAAGGTCTACGAACTAGTTTGTCCTGCTCGAGAGCAGCATTGCAACTGTATCCAGATACCCCAGTTGGTGATACTTGTTTTGGTATGTCAGAATCACTACAGTGCCAGAGAGAATCTCATTCTTCTACAAACTTTTCATCAGCAAATGCAAATGGATCATCTGAGACCACAGAGCCTGTATCTCCTCATGATGATAGTACCTGCTCCCTGAGCATTCAGTCCACTCCTGACATTGAGAAGAAGTATGTGCATCGTGTTTATGATGCCATTGCTCCCCATTTCAGCTCAACTCGATTTGCTAAGTGGCCAAAAGTTGCTAGTTTTTTGAATTCCTTGAGGCAAGCTTCAGTCATACTTGATGCCGGTTGTGGGAATGGAAAATATCTTGGTTTTAATCCTGATTGCTTTTACATAGGTTGTGACATAAGCCCTTCTCTAATTGAAATATGTGCGAGGAGGGGTCACGATGTAATGGTTGCTGATGCTGTTAACCTTCCCTACAGAAACAACTTTGGTGATGCTGCAATTTCAATTGCTGTGTTGCATCACCTAAGCACCGAGATGAGGCGGAGAAAAGCAATAGAAGAGTTAGTTAGGGTTGTTCGAAAGGGTGGACTGGTTTTGATCACTGTGTGGGCTGTTGAACAAGAAGACAAATCACTGCTTACTAAATGGACTCCTCTGTTTCACAAATATGATGAAGAATGGGTGAAACCCAGCAGTCCTGTTCGTAATAATCCAGTAAACAAGTTAGAGAGTATCCCTGAGTTAGATGAAAGTTGTCGTCAGGACACAAAACAAACATGCAATGAGTTATCTGATGATAAAATGGAGTCTATGGATAGTATCATGGTTGATGCTTCTATTTCTTCTGCCACCACAGGAAGTCATCTTTACCCCATTAGTGGACAAACTGAGACTCAGCAAGAATATTTTGTTCCTTGGCACTTACCATATCACCGTGCTGAAATTAGTGGTGCATCGGCTTCAGCAGTTGAAACTGGGCTGGCAAAGAAAGATGATAAGAAAGGGGCTATGGTTTACAATCGTTATTACCATGTTTTTGTTGAAGGAGAGCTTCAAAG TTGA
- the LOC135645070 gene encoding tRNA (carboxymethyluridine(34)-5-O)-methyltransferase-like isoform X1, with amino-acid sequence MGRSDPITPYLRVSEPRLHDDGVFLLVRYSVGGRPFPAPTSPRFLSDLQGHSEQDRWRFMILRSVGSASNYYQGLRTSLSCSRAALQLYPDTPVGDTCFGMSESLQCQRESHSSTNFSSANANGSSETTEPVSPHDDSTCSLSIQSTPDIEKKYVHRVYDAIAPHFSSTRFAKWPKVASFLNSLRQASVILDAGCGNGKYLGFNPDCFYIGCDISPSLIEICARRGHDVMVADAVNLPYRNNFGDAAISIAVLHHLSTEMRRRKAIEELVRVVRKGGLVLITVWAVEQEDKSLLTKWTPLFHKYDEEWVKPSSPVRNNPVNKLESIPELDESCRQDTKQTCNELSDDKMESMDSIMVDASISSATTGSHLYPISGQTETQQEYFVPWHLPYHRAEISGASASAVETGLAKKDDKKGAMVYNRYYHVFVEGELQRLVSGIDNASIVDQFYDKSNWCIILEKS; translated from the exons ATGGGTAGATCCGACCCGATAACACCGTATTTACGGGTTTCTGAGCCCCGCCTCCATGACGATGGTGTCTTCCTCCTCGTCCGTTACAGCGTCGGCGGCCGCCCGTTCCCTGCCCCGACCTCTCCCCGTTTCCTTAGCGATCTCCAG GGACATAGTGAGCAAGATAGGTGGAGATTCATGATCCTACGATCGGTGGGTTCAGCAAGTAACTACTATCAAGGTCTACGAACTAGTTTGTCCTGCTCGAGAGCAGCATTGCAACTGTATCCAGATACCCCAGTTGGTGATACTTGTTTTGGTATGTCAGAATCACTACAGTGCCAGAGAGAATCTCATTCTTCTACAAACTTTTCATCAGCAAATGCAAATGGATCATCTGAGACCACAGAGCCTGTATCTCCTCATGATGATAGTACCTGCTCCCTGAGCATTCAGTCCACTCCTGACATTGAGAAGAAGTATGTGCATCGTGTTTATGATGCCATTGCTCCCCATTTCAGCTCAACTCGATTTGCTAAGTGGCCAAAAGTTGCTAGTTTTTTGAATTCCTTGAGGCAAGCTTCAGTCATACTTGATGCCGGTTGTGGGAATGGAAAATATCTTGGTTTTAATCCTGATTGCTTTTACATAGGTTGTGACATAAGCCCTTCTCTAATTGAAATATGTGCGAGGAGGGGTCACGATGTAATGGTTGCTGATGCTGTTAACCTTCCCTACAGAAACAACTTTGGTGATGCTGCAATTTCAATTGCTGTGTTGCATCACCTAAGCACCGAGATGAGGCGGAGAAAAGCAATAGAAGAGTTAGTTAGGGTTGTTCGAAAGGGTGGACTGGTTTTGATCACTGTGTGGGCTGTTGAACAAGAAGACAAATCACTGCTTACTAAATGGACTCCTCTGTTTCACAAATATGATGAAGAATGGGTGAAACCCAGCAGTCCTGTTCGTAATAATCCAGTAAACAAGTTAGAGAGTATCCCTGAGTTAGATGAAAGTTGTCGTCAGGACACAAAACAAACATGCAATGAGTTATCTGATGATAAAATGGAGTCTATGGATAGTATCATGGTTGATGCTTCTATTTCTTCTGCCACCACAGGAAGTCATCTTTACCCCATTAGTGGACAAACTGAGACTCAGCAAGAATATTTTGTTCCTTGGCACTTACCATATCACCGTGCTGAAATTAGTGGTGCATCGGCTTCAGCAGTTGAAACTGGGCTGGCAAAGAAAGATGATAAGAAAGGGGCTATGGTTTACAATCGTTATTACCATGTTTTTGTTGAAGGAGAGCTTCAAAG GTTGGTTTCCGGCATAGATAATGCATCAATTGTTGACCAATTCTACGACAAGTCCAACTGGTGTATTATTCTTGAGAAATCCTAA